Proteins encoded by one window of Kribbella flavida DSM 17836:
- a CDS encoding RidA family protein: MTEIALLRPEGLVNSPAFTHVAVVPPGATTIYIGGQNAVDAEGRLVGGDDAAAQTQRVMENIRTALAAVGADVHDLVSMTIYLVEGVDLAQAYPVAAAGLEGAVPTVQAVRVAGLGVPGALLEVSAVAAVMR; this comes from the coding sequence ATGACCGAGATCGCACTGCTTCGTCCCGAAGGACTCGTGAACTCTCCCGCGTTCACCCACGTCGCCGTCGTGCCGCCGGGGGCGACCACGATCTACATCGGCGGCCAGAACGCCGTCGACGCCGAGGGCCGGCTGGTCGGCGGTGACGACGCGGCCGCCCAGACCCAGCGGGTGATGGAGAACATCAGGACCGCGCTGGCCGCCGTCGGCGCGGACGTGCACGACCTGGTGTCGATGACGATCTACCTGGTCGAGGGCGTCGATCTCGCCCAGGCCTACCCGGTCGCGGCAGCGGGGCTGGAGGGCGCGGTGCCGACCGTCCAGGCCGTCCGGGTCGCCGGCCTGGGCGTTCCGGGTGCGCTGCTGGAGGTCAGCGCCGTCGCGGCGGTGATGCGATGA
- a CDS encoding rhodanese-like domain-containing protein, whose protein sequence is MTQNPMLPSVPSVVVNDVDDDLLAEAFVLDVREPDEWASGHIAGATHIPLGQLQERVGEVPLGQKVLCVCAVGGRSGVATQYLVSEGREAINLDGGMHAWQAFGRPVTTD, encoded by the coding sequence ATGACGCAGAACCCGATGCTCCCGTCCGTCCCCTCCGTCGTCGTCAACGACGTGGACGACGACCTGCTGGCCGAGGCCTTCGTGCTCGACGTGCGCGAGCCCGACGAGTGGGCGAGCGGTCACATCGCGGGCGCCACCCACATCCCGCTCGGGCAGCTGCAGGAGCGGGTCGGCGAGGTCCCGCTGGGACAGAAGGTGCTCTGCGTGTGCGCGGTCGGCGGGCGCTCCGGCGTGGCCACCCAGTACCTGGTCTCCGAGGGCCGGGAAGCGATCAACCTCGACGGCGGCATGCACGCCTGGCAGGCGTTCGGTCGCCCGGTCACGACGGACTGA
- a CDS encoding SRPBCC family protein, with protein MSETGKSHEVSKQVGRTKGAGWQIGVSKTIDRPVEEVWDFVTSPAGVAIWLGEGVTVLTAKGTGYQTTDGTHGELRSYRDLDRIRLTWQPPDWSHDTTLQLAVSPTGSGRARLVMHQERLADATEREQQRRHWQGVVTALAAAITAD; from the coding sequence ATGAGCGAGACGGGCAAGTCGCACGAGGTGAGCAAGCAGGTCGGCCGGACCAAGGGCGCGGGCTGGCAGATCGGCGTGTCCAAGACCATCGACCGCCCGGTCGAGGAGGTGTGGGACTTCGTCACCTCGCCGGCCGGGGTGGCCATCTGGCTGGGCGAGGGCGTCACCGTGCTCACCGCGAAGGGCACCGGCTACCAGACCACCGACGGCACCCACGGCGAGCTGCGCAGCTACCGCGACCTGGACCGGATCCGGCTCACCTGGCAGCCGCCGGACTGGTCGCACGACACGACCCTGCAACTGGCGGTCAGCCCGACCGGTTCCGGCCGGGCCCGGCTGGTGATGCACCAGGAACGGCTGGCCGACGCCACCGAGCGGGAGCAGCAGCGTCGCCACTGGCAAGGCGTCGTCACGGCGCTGGCGGCCGCGATCACCGCGGACTGA
- a CDS encoding GrpB family protein — protein MRLDRITITEYDVHWPALFEQQRRRVEPVLEPWLVRPVDHIGSTAVPGLPAKPIVDMVAVITDHRSVAGCFGELAAVGWVPAPEPGDDEARKHSWCYPSVEHRTHHLHVVEQASPGWRTWLAFRDHLRADPADRAEYARIKRELAAADDQDRPAYRAGKAPFITAVLSRLPAED, from the coding sequence GTGCGCCTCGATCGCATCACCATCACCGAGTACGACGTCCACTGGCCGGCGCTGTTCGAGCAGCAGCGCCGGCGGGTGGAGCCGGTCCTCGAGCCGTGGCTGGTACGACCGGTCGACCACATCGGCAGTACGGCGGTGCCCGGTCTGCCCGCCAAGCCCATCGTCGACATGGTTGCGGTGATCACCGACCACCGGTCGGTAGCCGGCTGCTTCGGCGAGCTGGCCGCCGTCGGCTGGGTGCCTGCCCCGGAGCCGGGGGACGACGAGGCGCGCAAGCACTCGTGGTGCTACCCGAGCGTCGAGCACCGCACGCACCACCTGCACGTCGTGGAGCAGGCGTCGCCGGGCTGGCGTACGTGGCTCGCCTTTCGTGACCACTTGCGGGCCGACCCGGCGGACCGGGCCGAGTACGCGCGGATCAAGCGCGAGCTGGCCGCCGCCGACGACCAGGACCGCCCGGCGTACCGCGCGGGCAAGGCGCCGTTCATCACCGCCGTACTGTCTCGGCTGCCGGCCGAGGATTAG
- a CDS encoding S66 peptidase family protein, which yields MTDVRRPRRLVPGDRVAVVAPAGPIKAERLELGTKYLRDWGLEVEVMPSVLARDQRLPYLAGDDAARVADLRAAWLDDRYQGVFCGRGGYGVQRILPLLDLDELAAVEKVFVGFSDITGLHEGFNARGLVTVHGPMAAAVEQLGAEAGRERLRALLFEPESVTDLLAPAGARTVVPGTAEGRLLGGNLALLASSLGTPTLANPAGIVVLEDVSENGYRVDRMLTQLLRAGWFQHVTGLVIGDFSDTDEGALVAGVIRERLAPLGLPMVVGAAIGHEDLNLAVPLGLPVRLDATSATLQPLQVPFR from the coding sequence GTGACTGATGTGCGGAGGCCGCGGCGGCTGGTGCCGGGTGACCGGGTGGCGGTGGTGGCGCCGGCGGGGCCGATCAAGGCGGAGCGGCTGGAGCTCGGGACGAAGTACCTGCGGGACTGGGGGCTCGAGGTCGAGGTGATGCCCTCGGTGCTGGCCCGGGACCAGCGGCTGCCTTACCTGGCCGGGGACGACGCCGCGCGGGTGGCGGACCTCCGGGCGGCCTGGCTCGACGACCGGTACCAGGGCGTCTTCTGCGGCCGCGGCGGGTACGGCGTCCAGCGAATCCTGCCGTTGCTGGACCTGGACGAGCTGGCCGCGGTGGAGAAGGTGTTCGTCGGGTTCAGCGACATCACCGGATTGCACGAGGGGTTCAACGCGCGCGGCCTGGTCACCGTGCACGGCCCGATGGCCGCCGCGGTCGAGCAGCTCGGCGCCGAGGCGGGCCGCGAACGCCTGCGCGCGCTGCTCTTCGAGCCGGAGTCCGTGACCGACCTGCTCGCCCCGGCCGGCGCCCGAACCGTCGTCCCGGGGACGGCGGAAGGCCGGCTGCTCGGCGGCAACCTGGCGCTGCTCGCCTCCAGCCTCGGGACGCCGACCCTCGCGAACCCGGCCGGCATCGTGGTGCTGGAGGACGTCAGCGAGAACGGGTACCGCGTAGACCGGATGCTCACCCAGTTGCTGCGCGCAGGCTGGTTCCAGCACGTCACCGGCCTGGTGATCGGCGACTTCAGCGACACCGACGAGGGCGCGCTCGTCGCCGGCGTGATCCGCGAGCGCCTCGCGCCCCTCGGCCTGCCGATGGTCGTCGGCGCCGCGATCGGTCACGAGGACCTCAACCTCGCCGTACCGCTCGGCCTGCCGGTCCGCCTCGACGCGACCAGCGCCACCCTGCAACCGCTGCAGGTCCCGTTCCGCTGA
- a CDS encoding helix-turn-helix domain-containing protein — protein sequence MVRKVAVVLMEDVAVFEFGVLSEVFGIDRTDDGVPAFDFKVCSTRPGEPLRTSSHSAVIAPYGLEELADADLVALPATTWRDEYDERVLTALRQAADRGAILLTVCSGAFVLAAAGLLDGRNCATHWRYADLFRKRYPDAKLDPDVLFVDDGNIITSAGTAAGIDACLHLVRRELGSAVATRIARRMVVPPQRDGGQRQYVEVPVPESSGESLQPVLDWMVDNLTVEHTVPDLARRARMSDRTFARRFVAETGTTPLKWLTTQRVLHARTLLEQTSLGIEQIAAESGFGTAALLRHHFRRVVGIPPQNYRRTFQTTA from the coding sequence ATGGTCCGCAAGGTCGCCGTGGTGCTGATGGAGGACGTCGCCGTCTTCGAGTTCGGGGTGCTGTCGGAGGTGTTCGGCATCGACCGCACCGACGACGGCGTGCCCGCGTTCGACTTCAAGGTCTGCTCGACCCGGCCGGGCGAGCCACTGCGGACCAGCAGTCACTCCGCCGTCATCGCGCCGTACGGGCTGGAGGAGCTGGCCGACGCCGACCTGGTGGCACTGCCGGCGACCACCTGGCGCGACGAGTACGACGAGCGCGTCCTGACCGCGCTGCGCCAGGCGGCCGACCGCGGGGCGATCCTGCTGACGGTCTGCTCCGGCGCCTTCGTGCTCGCTGCGGCCGGACTGCTCGACGGCCGCAACTGCGCGACCCACTGGCGCTACGCCGACCTCTTCCGCAAGCGCTACCCGGACGCCAAGCTCGATCCGGACGTGCTGTTCGTCGACGACGGCAACATCATCACCAGCGCCGGCACCGCCGCCGGGATCGACGCCTGCCTGCACCTGGTCCGTCGTGAGCTCGGCAGCGCCGTCGCCACCCGGATCGCCCGCCGGATGGTCGTCCCGCCCCAGCGCGACGGCGGCCAGCGCCAGTACGTCGAGGTGCCGGTGCCCGAGTCGTCCGGGGAGAGCCTGCAGCCGGTGCTCGACTGGATGGTCGACAACCTCACCGTCGAGCACACCGTGCCGGACCTGGCCCGGCGAGCCCGGATGTCGGACCGCACCTTCGCCCGCCGCTTCGTCGCCGAGACCGGGACGACCCCGCTCAAGTGGCTCACCACCCAGCGCGTGCTGCACGCCCGCACCCTGCTGGAGCAGACCTCGCTGGGCATCGAGCAGATCGCCGCCGAGTCCGGCTTCGGCACCGCGGCCCTGCTCCGCCACCACTTCCGGCGCGTGGTCGGCATCCCGCCGCAGAACTACCGCCGTACCTTCCAGACCACGGCCTGA
- a CDS encoding class I SAM-dependent methyltransferase, with protein sequence MSDYRELNRRSWDERVPAHAASPDYKLEWFERDPAFISDVVRFDVPRLGDVSGLRGVHLQCHIGTDTVSLARLGARMSGLDFSGPAIAQARSFADTLGLEIDFHQADVYDAVEVLGAAAYDLVFTGIGALGWLPSIDRWARTVSGLLKPGGRLFLREGHPMLWAVSGDRGPDLLTVDHPYFETEEPMVWDEGGTYVQTEVEFQHNVTHEWNHGLGEIVTALLSHGLELTALEEHDSVPWPALPGQMTQDEDFGEWRLTDRPERLACSYTLQALKR encoded by the coding sequence ATGAGCGACTACCGCGAGCTGAACCGCAGGAGCTGGGACGAGCGGGTACCGGCCCACGCGGCGTCCCCGGACTACAAGCTGGAGTGGTTCGAGCGGGATCCGGCGTTCATCTCGGACGTGGTCCGGTTCGACGTCCCGCGGCTCGGCGACGTCAGCGGGCTGCGCGGGGTGCACCTGCAGTGCCACATCGGCACCGACACGGTGTCACTGGCCCGGCTCGGGGCGCGGATGAGCGGGCTCGACTTCTCCGGCCCGGCGATCGCCCAGGCGCGGTCCTTCGCGGACACCCTCGGCCTCGAGATCGACTTCCACCAGGCCGACGTGTACGACGCGGTCGAGGTGCTCGGCGCGGCGGCGTACGACCTGGTCTTCACCGGGATCGGGGCGCTCGGCTGGCTGCCCAGCATCGACCGGTGGGCCCGGACGGTGTCCGGCCTGCTCAAGCCCGGTGGGCGGTTGTTCCTCCGGGAGGGTCACCCGATGCTCTGGGCGGTCTCCGGCGACCGCGGGCCCGACCTGCTCACGGTCGACCACCCGTACTTCGAGACCGAGGAACCGATGGTCTGGGACGAGGGCGGAACGTACGTGCAGACCGAGGTCGAGTTCCAGCACAACGTCACGCACGAGTGGAACCACGGCCTCGGCGAGATCGTGACCGCGTTGCTCTCGCACGGTCTGGAGCTCACCGCGCTGGAGGAGCACGACAGCGTTCCGTGGCCTGCACTGCCCGGGCAGATGACCCAGGACGAGGACTTCGGCGAGTGGCGTCTGACCGACCGCCCGGAACGGCTCGCCTGCAGCTACACCCTGCAGGCGCTGAAGCGCTGA
- a CDS encoding phosphodiester glycosidase family protein produces the protein MSTPAPPGPEPTREPARLPYRAGVLAAGLAVGGLLVATVQPAAAQPSPDLTTLQQPVEAHRGSSAVSDVPDVALAPPGEGIVTRRSDSPVAPGVTYTSFDRLDARGWLRGDILVADLDAGGVTVDYLNPGTVSGREVLSQQAARKGAIAGVNGDFFDINDTGAPLGVGIERDADGGAGRFVNGPAAGHNETAVIGTDGLGRIAQVFLAGSATDDDASKVELTNLNSPSVNAGGIGLYTPQWGEAARTRTVDGLPMVREVILRDGVVVSSSATPATTPLAANEQALIGREAGATALGAFEPGDKVEVKYGPRADAADAAVALSGNKQLARDGQILTVDDTALHPRTSIGFSADGRRMVLLTVDGRMVDSRGLTEKELARLMLDLGSDDVLNLDGGGSSTMLKRSPGEATPEVVNKPSDGAERLTPNGLGLLPVKGTGRLKGFRVEAAGTANEPADADLTRSARVLTGLSRVLTARGHDETFAPVAGTPHWSVGGKARISNEGIVTGRRAGDVVVTAAQGAAYGRFPLTVLGAPVRLAPTTKQVSLPNAGSKGLFGVNGYDADGFSTWVEPRDVQLSYDKTLVAVVAKGNGFEVNALGTDAVSTVITAKVGALTTQLSVTAGLSSVVVDEVDELTRWQANAVPAGAATASRSVAAGHDGGQAIALDYSLTGSTATRAAYLAATPQQTLPGQPQKLGAWIHGDGKGAWLRANAYDGAGGSAQTLNLAAAVDWTGWKYVEADIPPGLTMPLRFWRIYVVETVPSRQYSGRIVVDDLTVRGAPPVTVAPAAKVVDPMVVADGKLDGRRWKFAVLSDAQFTADAPESDLVKQARRTIREALAQRPEFLVINGDFVDRGFAHDIALAQRIIDEEVAGKVPVHYVPGNHESYGPGDLSEWSKVFGAPSSTFDHKGTRFVLRDSSLGSLRAGGFAQILDLRKQLDDAAKNPAIRNVVVMAHHPIDDPSPTANSQLGDRKEAELLVRWLAGFRAASGKGAAYLAAHAGTFAATRTDGVLLPLTGNSGKGPSGAPDAGGFTGWALVGIDPTARAADAGVRRWSAPERAWFQTEFRPHVDALELSAPATLRRGQTATATATVVQENRRVPVAFPVSADWTGSTFLHLGPATSAPPWAVAAYDPATNQLTALRPGTVNLTVTVNNTTRTTSIRVDW, from the coding sequence GTGTCCACGCCAGCCCCGCCCGGTCCCGAACCCACCCGAGAACCAGCCCGCCTCCCGTACCGCGCCGGGGTGCTCGCCGCCGGTTTGGCGGTCGGCGGTCTGCTGGTGGCGACCGTCCAGCCGGCGGCCGCTCAGCCGTCGCCCGACCTGACCACCCTGCAGCAGCCGGTCGAGGCGCACCGCGGCTCCTCCGCGGTCTCCGACGTCCCGGACGTCGCGCTCGCGCCGCCCGGCGAGGGCATCGTCACCCGGCGGTCCGACAGCCCGGTCGCGCCGGGTGTCACCTACACCAGCTTCGACCGTCTCGACGCGCGTGGCTGGCTGCGGGGCGACATCCTGGTCGCCGACCTGGACGCCGGCGGCGTGACCGTCGACTACCTCAACCCGGGCACCGTCTCCGGCCGGGAGGTGCTCAGCCAGCAGGCCGCCCGCAAGGGGGCGATCGCCGGCGTGAACGGCGACTTCTTCGACATCAACGACACCGGCGCCCCGCTGGGCGTCGGCATCGAGCGGGACGCCGACGGCGGCGCGGGCCGGTTCGTCAACGGACCGGCCGCCGGCCACAACGAGACGGCCGTGATCGGCACCGACGGCCTCGGCCGGATCGCCCAGGTCTTCCTGGCGGGCTCGGCGACCGACGACGACGCGAGCAAGGTCGAGCTGACCAACCTCAACTCCCCGTCGGTCAACGCCGGCGGCATCGGCCTCTACACCCCGCAGTGGGGTGAGGCGGCTCGTACCCGCACGGTCGACGGCCTGCCGATGGTCCGCGAGGTGATCCTGCGCGACGGCGTCGTGGTCTCCTCGTCGGCCACGCCCGCGACCACCCCGCTCGCCGCGAACGAGCAGGCCCTGATCGGCCGGGAGGCCGGCGCCACCGCGCTCGGCGCCTTCGAGCCCGGCGACAAGGTCGAGGTGAAGTACGGCCCGCGGGCCGACGCCGCCGACGCCGCGGTCGCGCTCAGCGGCAACAAGCAGCTCGCCCGCGACGGCCAGATCCTGACCGTCGACGACACCGCCCTGCACCCGCGGACCTCGATCGGCTTCTCCGCCGACGGCCGCCGGATGGTGCTGCTCACCGTCGACGGCCGGATGGTCGACTCCCGCGGCCTGACCGAGAAGGAGCTGGCCCGGCTGATGCTGGACCTGGGCTCCGACGACGTGCTCAACCTGGACGGCGGCGGCTCCTCGACGATGCTCAAGCGCTCGCCCGGCGAGGCCACGCCCGAGGTGGTGAACAAGCCGTCCGACGGCGCCGAGCGGCTCACCCCGAACGGCCTCGGCCTGCTTCCGGTCAAGGGCACCGGCCGGTTGAAGGGCTTCCGGGTCGAGGCCGCCGGTACGGCGAACGAGCCGGCCGACGCCGATCTCACCCGCAGCGCCCGGGTGCTGACCGGTCTGAGCCGCGTGCTCACCGCCCGCGGCCACGACGAGACCTTCGCGCCCGTCGCCGGTACGCCGCACTGGTCGGTCGGTGGCAAGGCCCGGATCAGCAACGAGGGCATCGTCACCGGCCGCCGCGCCGGGGACGTCGTGGTCACCGCAGCGCAGGGGGCGGCGTACGGCCGGTTCCCGCTGACGGTGCTCGGAGCGCCGGTCCGGCTCGCGCCGACGACCAAGCAGGTCTCGCTGCCGAACGCCGGGAGCAAGGGGTTGTTCGGTGTCAACGGCTACGACGCCGACGGGTTCTCCACCTGGGTCGAGCCGCGCGACGTCCAGCTGAGCTACGACAAGACGCTGGTCGCGGTCGTTGCCAAGGGCAATGGGTTCGAGGTGAACGCGCTCGGCACCGACGCGGTCTCCACCGTGATCACCGCGAAGGTGGGTGCCCTCACCACCCAGCTCAGTGTCACCGCCGGGCTGAGCAGCGTGGTGGTCGACGAGGTCGACGAGCTCACCCGCTGGCAGGCGAACGCCGTACCGGCCGGTGCCGCGACGGCGTCCCGGTCGGTCGCCGCGGGGCACGACGGCGGTCAGGCGATCGCGCTCGACTACTCGCTCACCGGCAGCACCGCCACCCGCGCGGCCTACCTGGCGGCGACGCCGCAGCAGACCCTGCCCGGCCAGCCGCAGAAGCTGGGCGCCTGGATCCACGGCGACGGCAAGGGCGCCTGGCTGCGCGCCAACGCCTACGACGGGGCCGGCGGTTCCGCGCAGACGCTCAACCTCGCGGCGGCGGTCGACTGGACCGGCTGGAAGTACGTCGAGGCGGACATCCCGCCGGGGCTCACGATGCCGCTGCGGTTCTGGCGGATCTACGTGGTCGAGACCGTGCCGAGCAGGCAGTACTCCGGCCGGATCGTCGTCGACGACCTGACCGTGCGCGGCGCCCCGCCGGTGACGGTCGCGCCGGCGGCCAAGGTGGTCGACCCGATGGTTGTTGCCGACGGCAAGCTCGACGGTCGGCGCTGGAAGTTCGCCGTGCTGTCCGACGCGCAGTTCACCGCGGATGCGCCGGAGTCGGACCTGGTCAAGCAGGCCCGCCGGACGATCCGCGAGGCGCTGGCCCAGCGGCCCGAGTTCCTGGTGATCAACGGCGACTTCGTCGACCGGGGCTTCGCGCACGACATCGCGCTGGCGCAGCGGATCATCGACGAGGAGGTGGCCGGCAAGGTCCCGGTGCACTACGTGCCGGGCAACCACGAGAGCTACGGGCCGGGTGACCTGTCCGAGTGGAGCAAGGTCTTCGGCGCGCCGAGCAGCACCTTCGACCACAAGGGCACCCGGTTCGTGCTGCGGGACTCCTCGCTCGGGTCGCTGCGGGCCGGTGGCTTCGCGCAGATCCTCGACCTGCGCAAGCAGCTCGACGACGCGGCGAAGAACCCGGCGATCCGCAACGTCGTCGTGATGGCGCACCACCCGATCGACGACCCGTCGCCGACCGCGAACTCGCAGCTGGGCGACCGCAAGGAGGCCGAGCTGCTGGTCCGCTGGCTGGCCGGCTTCCGGGCGGCGTCCGGCAAGGGCGCGGCGTACCTGGCGGCGCACGCGGGCACGTTCGCGGCAACGCGCACGGACGGCGTCCTGCTGCCGCTGACCGGCAACTCCGGCAAGGGTCCGTCGGGCGCTCCGGACGCGGGTGGCTTCACCGGCTGGGCGCTGGTCGGCATCGACCCGACGGCCCGGGCCGCGGACGCCGGCGTACGGCGCTGGTCGGCTCCTGAGCGCGCGTGGTTCCAGACCGAGTTCCGGCCGCACGTGGACGCGCTGGAACTGTCCGCACCCGCCACGCTGCGCCGAGGCCAGACCGCCACGGCCACCGCAACCGTCGTCCAGGAGAACCGCCGCGTCCCCGTCGCCTTCCCGGTGTCGGCCGACTGGACCGGCTCCACCTTCCTGCACCTCGGCCCGGCCACCTCCGCCCCGCCGTGGGCAGTCGCCGCCTACGACCCGGCGACCAACCAACTCACCGCCCTCCGCCCCGGCACTGTGAATCTCACCGTGACGGTCAACAACACCACCAGGACGACGAGCATCCGCGTCGACTGGTAA
- a CDS encoding helix-turn-helix transcriptional regulator → MSTAGRRLETLAQLQSHPGISAPGLAERLGVTERTVRRDIAQLRELGYRIDGEAGRTGGYRLAHGRAMPPLLLDADEVAAVALSLRTAVGVDGLETAAVTALAKLTQVVPSRWQARLTALTEVQALPGQSSRRAGRDVLVPIALACRAGEAVRIRHRSAGSGETKPIEVQPHRLVTLRRLWYLVGCPRGTEDWRVYAVDRIEQVQPLGTRFPAPEPPGDAAQLVAQTLAHGRWRHQVRVRVHTSAELVRELVNPSVAAVIERGDECELHFGTDDLDWAARWLAYLNLDLDVLEPELLNDHLRVFGRWLAERY, encoded by the coding sequence ATGAGTACCGCCGGCCGTCGGCTCGAGACCCTCGCGCAGCTGCAGTCGCACCCGGGCATCTCCGCGCCCGGCCTCGCCGAGCGGCTCGGCGTCACCGAACGCACCGTCCGGCGCGACATCGCACAGCTCCGGGAGCTGGGCTACCGGATCGACGGTGAGGCCGGACGAACCGGCGGCTACCGGCTGGCGCACGGCCGGGCCATGCCGCCGCTCCTGCTGGACGCCGACGAGGTCGCCGCGGTGGCGCTGAGCCTGCGGACGGCGGTCGGCGTGGACGGGTTGGAGACCGCCGCGGTGACGGCGCTGGCCAAGCTCACCCAGGTCGTGCCGTCACGCTGGCAGGCCCGGCTCACCGCGCTGACCGAAGTACAGGCCCTCCCGGGGCAGTCGTCGCGTCGGGCCGGTCGCGACGTGCTCGTCCCGATCGCGCTCGCCTGCCGGGCCGGCGAGGCCGTCCGTATCCGGCACCGCTCGGCGGGGTCCGGAGAGACGAAGCCGATCGAGGTGCAGCCGCACCGGCTCGTGACGCTGCGCCGGCTCTGGTACCTCGTCGGCTGCCCGCGAGGGACCGAGGACTGGCGGGTGTACGCCGTCGACCGGATCGAGCAGGTCCAGCCCCTCGGCACTCGCTTCCCCGCGCCCGAGCCGCCGGGCGACGCTGCTCAGCTCGTCGCGCAGACGCTGGCGCACGGACGGTGGCGGCACCAGGTCCGGGTGCGGGTCCACACCTCGGCCGAGCTCGTCCGGGAGCTGGTGAACCCGAGCGTCGCGGCGGTGATCGAGCGCGGTGACGAGTGCGAGCTGCACTTCGGCACCGACGATCTCGACTGGGCCGCGCGCTGGCTGGCCTACCTGAATCTCGACCTGGACGTGCTCGAGCCCGAGCTGCTCAACGACCACCTGCGCGTCTTCGGCCGGTGGCTGGCCGAGCGCTACTGA
- a CDS encoding Fpg/Nei family DNA glycosylase, producing MPELPEVESLAGFLRERAVGRAVVRADITAISALKTYDPPISALVGLLIDDVRRHGKFLDIEAQGVHLVIHLARAGWLRWREQQSTTPVRPGKGPIACRVVLDDESGFDLTEAGTQKKLAVYVVRDVAEVPGIARLGPDPFTLSAEDFGAILHEAGRVQLKGVLRNQSVIAGIGNAYSDEILHVARMSPFKPASNLSDDELHVLYTAMQETLRDAVDRSKGLAAQDLKSEKKSGLRVHGRKGEKCPVCGDVVREVSFADSSLQYCATCQTGGKPLADRRLSKLLK from the coding sequence GTGCCCGAATTGCCGGAAGTGGAATCGCTGGCGGGGTTCCTGCGGGAGCGTGCCGTCGGGCGGGCGGTCGTGCGCGCGGACATCACCGCGATCAGCGCGCTGAAGACCTACGACCCGCCGATCTCCGCGCTGGTGGGCCTGCTGATCGACGACGTTCGCCGGCACGGCAAGTTCCTCGACATCGAGGCGCAGGGTGTGCACCTGGTGATCCACCTGGCCCGCGCGGGCTGGTTGCGCTGGCGCGAGCAGCAGTCCACCACGCCGGTCCGGCCGGGCAAGGGACCGATCGCCTGCCGGGTGGTGCTGGACGACGAGTCCGGCTTCGACCTGACCGAGGCCGGCACCCAGAAGAAGCTCGCCGTGTACGTCGTTCGCGACGTCGCCGAGGTGCCCGGCATCGCGCGGCTCGGCCCCGACCCGTTCACGCTGTCGGCCGAGGACTTCGGCGCGATCCTGCACGAGGCCGGCCGGGTCCAGCTGAAGGGTGTGCTGCGCAACCAGTCGGTGATCGCCGGGATCGGCAACGCCTACTCCGACGAGATCCTGCACGTGGCGAGGATGAGCCCGTTCAAACCGGCGTCGAACCTGTCCGACGACGAGCTGCACGTGTTGTACACCGCGATGCAGGAGACCCTGCGCGACGCGGTGGACCGCTCGAAGGGTCTGGCCGCGCAGGACCTGAAGTCGGAGAAGAAGAGCGGCCTGCGGGTGCACGGCCGCAAGGGCGAGAAGTGCCCGGTCTGCGGTGACGTGGTCCGCGAGGTCAGCTTCGCCGACTCCTCCCTGCAGTACTGCGCGACCTGCCAGACCGGCGGCAAGCCGCTGGCCGACCGCCGGCTGTCCAAGCTGCTCAAGTAA